In the Leptospiraceae bacterium genome, one interval contains:
- a CDS encoding PASTA domain-containing protein — MSLYILRLKYLFFFLLLFFMILFSRVVFLTFLNGNSQETRSELRIQRGAIYDRRGIELALSQDSSTIGINPANVYDPAFTATQISPYVDIPTEKIESLIKEKSNYFLLKREVDNVIAKKIMEMALPGVRQEKEFKRVYPNGSLASNLIGFTGMDDDRSLSGLEFLYHKELLTANDTDTPRGNELHLTIDSLIQYKLEHALGRAFLETKSKKAVGIFMDVKTGKVLAMASFPNFNPNKYYDYPAEATTNWAIRHVYEPGSTMKIFMAMTLVNEGLIKPNEKFFCPGYIEFGNSIIRCTDSHGPVDLEEILQYSCNVGIIKAVKKIPDEKLYEYMKNFLFGQKTGFSPYENKGYFPEFKKWTPSTSYFLAIGQGISVTPIQLVTSAASIVNGGKIFTPTAVSFITNSYGDIVQQFSYTPSTIGIKNSTTKQILNAMTKVVSQGTGKNAYLQDYAIAGKTGTGQKAKPGKGYSESLYSASFLGFFPANEPRIVGLVLFDEPGGLVHSGGGLAAPVFREVVESIIPIIESSESSKVYTLHRIEKVSPKIKTNIVPNFTGKSVKEALLIMNKLQVKYKFVGSGFCFDQSPSPGNPLPESGEWILYFQ; from the coding sequence ATGTCGTTATACATTCTTCGTTTAAAATATCTGTTTTTTTTCTTACTATTGTTTTTCATGATTCTTTTCAGTAGAGTAGTTTTTTTAACATTTCTAAACGGAAACTCTCAAGAAACTAGATCGGAATTAAGAATTCAAAGAGGCGCAATATACGACAGAAGAGGGATAGAGCTTGCCCTCTCCCAAGACTCCTCCACCATTGGAATTAATCCGGCAAACGTTTACGATCCAGCTTTCACTGCAACTCAGATCTCTCCTTACGTAGACATTCCAACAGAAAAAATTGAATCTTTAATTAAAGAAAAATCAAATTACTTTCTATTGAAAAGAGAAGTAGATAACGTAATAGCTAAAAAAATTATGGAGATGGCTCTACCCGGTGTTCGACAAGAAAAAGAATTCAAGAGAGTTTACCCAAATGGTAGTTTAGCATCCAATTTAATCGGGTTTACCGGAATGGACGATGACAGATCACTTTCCGGTTTAGAATTTTTATACCACAAAGAGTTACTCACTGCAAACGATACGGATACTCCAAGAGGAAACGAACTCCACCTTACCATAGACAGCCTAATTCAATATAAATTAGAGCACGCATTGGGTAGGGCTTTTTTAGAAACAAAATCAAAGAAAGCGGTCGGTATTTTCATGGATGTGAAAACAGGGAAAGTTTTAGCCATGGCCAGTTTTCCTAATTTTAATCCAAATAAATATTACGACTACCCCGCAGAAGCAACTACAAACTGGGCGATTCGTCACGTTTATGAGCCAGGCTCAACTATGAAAATATTCATGGCAATGACTCTTGTAAATGAAGGGCTGATAAAGCCAAACGAGAAATTTTTTTGCCCAGGTTATATAGAATTCGGAAATTCAATTATCCGATGCACGGATAGCCACGGGCCAGTTGACTTAGAAGAAATTTTACAATATTCCTGTAATGTTGGAATTATAAAAGCAGTCAAAAAAATTCCCGATGAAAAACTCTACGAGTACATGAAGAATTTTTTATTTGGTCAGAAGACCGGATTTTCTCCTTATGAAAACAAAGGATACTTTCCTGAATTTAAAAAATGGACTCCCAGCACATCGTATTTTTTAGCGATTGGTCAAGGAATTTCCGTCACACCGATCCAGTTAGTTACCTCTGCCGCAAGTATTGTGAATGGAGGAAAAATTTTCACTCCCACAGCAGTTTCTTTTATTACAAATTCTTATGGGGATATAGTTCAACAATTTTCTTACACCCCATCTACAATCGGAATCAAAAACTCTACTACAAAACAAATCCTAAACGCAATGACGAAAGTCGTTTCCCAAGGTACAGGGAAAAATGCCTATTTGCAGGATTATGCAATTGCAGGTAAAACCGGCACAGGTCAAAAAGCGAAACCCGGAAAAGGTTACAGCGAGTCTCTTTACAGCGCTTCTTTTCTTGGATTTTTTCCGGCAAACGAGCCGAGGATTGTAGGGCTTGTGCTTTTTGATGAACCGGGTGGCTTAGTTCATTCCGGTGGCGGGCTTGCAGCTCCCGTATTTAGAGAAGTCGTGGAAAGCATAATCCCAATTATAGAATCAAGCGAATCTTCTAAAGTATATACTCTCCACAGAATAGAAAAAGTTTCACCAAAAATTAAAACCAATATCGTTCCTAACTTCACTGGAAAATCAGTGAAAGAAGCCTTACTGATAATGAATAAATTACAAGTAAAATACAAATTTGTCGGATCAGGTTTTTGCTTTGATCAAAGTCCAAGCCCAGGAAATCCCCTACCTGAATCCGGTGAATGGATTTTGTATTTTCAATAA
- the lepB gene encoding signal peptidase I → MTKLLQKKYFYSLLFFVVLLAIRLCFFQIYIISGNSMFPTIKNGDILFVSRIFFPIKLPFIKETVQIGKPNLQKNEILVFENNKNEILVKRLQGTPFDFYIFDNDKFLVSPDEIPSPKNSKEEKNWKGSIDGNLEFLPIFEKGRIPEGYYLLLGDNRDYSTDSRSFGLVPFSYLRGKVLWIF, encoded by the coding sequence ATGACAAAACTCTTACAAAAAAAATATTTCTATTCCTTACTCTTTTTTGTGGTGCTACTCGCTATCCGACTGTGTTTTTTCCAGATTTATATTATAAGCGGAAATTCGATGTTTCCCACTATCAAGAATGGAGACATTCTATTTGTATCCAGAATATTTTTTCCTATAAAACTTCCTTTTATTAAAGAGACTGTTCAAATAGGAAAACCCAATCTTCAAAAAAATGAAATTCTTGTATTTGAAAACAACAAAAACGAAATTTTAGTAAAAAGACTGCAAGGCACTCCATTCGATTTCTATATTTTTGATAATGATAAATTTTTAGTCTCGCCTGATGAGATTCCTTCCCCAAAAAATTCAAAAGAAGAAAAAAACTGGAAAGGCTCGATTGACGGGAATCTTGAGTTTCTCCCCATATTTGAAAAAGGTCGTATCCCTGAAGGCTACTATTTACTACTTGGAGACAACAGAGATTACTCAACCGACTCAAGATCGTTCGGATTAGTTCCGTTTAGTTATTTGCGAGGAAAGGTTTTATGGATATTTTAA
- a CDS encoding fused response regulator/phosphatase has protein sequence MGNKTILLIDDSEDNQFLVSRMLKKNDYNVLISDSGKSAFRILENETVDLILLDFVMPEMGGIEVCRALKRDLKTVSIPVIFLSGNSSSDNIVNALEAGAVDYISFPFNESEIIARIETHLKIASLEHENNQQLKKIQGINKIMEDELEIARKIQQTIVMLKFPISDDFQITSYYKPVGKVGGDIISYKERNDGSLNFFFGDISGHGVSAALLSGMYVLAFDISSRFDCGPKEHLQIINDMIAKFAKDFFLSAILFRYIPSSKKIIYSYAGHHPMLVIRDGEIIPLPGTGNPLNIFPEIHLIEKTFQLIQGDKLFLFSDGLFEFWEDKREIFGYEGFINSLPKFSNLHGYNFLESISNEMFLISKNRIMDDVSMLLIEV, from the coding sequence ATGGGAAATAAAACAATCTTATTAATCGACGATAGCGAAGATAATCAATTCTTAGTTTCGAGAATGTTAAAGAAAAATGATTATAACGTCTTGATTTCAGACTCAGGGAAAAGCGCTTTTCGTATTTTAGAAAACGAGACTGTTGACTTGATTCTTTTAGATTTTGTAATGCCGGAAATGGGTGGAATAGAAGTTTGTAGAGCTTTAAAAAGAGATCTAAAAACAGTATCAATACCCGTAATTTTTCTCAGTGGGAATAGCAGCTCGGACAATATAGTAAATGCACTGGAGGCCGGTGCTGTGGACTATATTTCTTTTCCATTTAACGAATCAGAGATAATAGCGAGAATTGAAACTCATTTAAAAATAGCTTCTCTTGAACATGAAAACAACCAGCAACTGAAAAAAATTCAAGGCATAAATAAAATCATGGAAGACGAGCTGGAGATAGCGAGGAAAATTCAGCAAACAATAGTAATGCTCAAGTTTCCGATTTCGGATGATTTTCAAATTACGAGTTATTACAAACCTGTTGGCAAAGTAGGTGGAGATATTATTAGCTACAAGGAGAGAAACGACGGTAGTTTGAATTTTTTCTTTGGAGATATTTCCGGTCATGGAGTATCTGCGGCGCTATTGTCGGGAATGTATGTATTGGCGTTTGATATTTCTTCCAGATTTGATTGTGGTCCAAAAGAGCATCTACAAATAATCAATGATATGATCGCCAAGTTTGCAAAAGATTTCTTTCTATCAGCAATTCTTTTTCGGTACATTCCATCTTCAAAAAAAATAATTTATTCTTATGCAGGTCACCACCCTATGCTTGTAATTCGTGACGGAGAAATTATTCCCTTACCGGGAACCGGAAACCCACTCAATATTTTTCCTGAAATTCATTTGATCGAGAAAACATTTCAATTGATCCAAGGCGATAAATTATTTCTTTTTTCTGATGGTTTATTTGAGTTCTGGGAAGATAAAAGAGAAATTTTCGGATACGAAGGATTTATAAATTCACTTCCAAAGTTTTCAAATTTGCATGGTTATAATTTCTTGGAGTCCATTTCCAATGAAATGTTTTTAATATCAAAAAATAGGATTATGGATGATGTAAGCATGCTCCTAATCGAAGTATAG
- the trxA gene encoding thioredoxin — MALPEVNDSNFQSEISKGLVLVDFWAEWCGPCRMVGPVLEELSREYGGKISIKKLNVDDNQNTARTLNIQSIPTLLLYKDGQVVDKVIGALPKTQLKSFIDRHV, encoded by the coding sequence ATGGCGCTACCTGAAGTGAATGATTCAAATTTTCAATCAGAAATTTCCAAAGGGTTGGTATTAGTAGATTTTTGGGCAGAATGGTGTGGTCCTTGCAGAATGGTTGGACCGGTATTAGAAGAATTATCAAGAGAGTATGGTGGAAAAATTTCAATAAAAAAACTGAACGTAGATGATAATCAAAATACCGCCAGAACATTGAATATTCAATCTATTCCTACTTTGCTATTATACAAAGATGGTCAAGTTGTGGATAAGGTAATCGGTGCATTGCCAAAAACACAGTTGAAATCTTTTATTGATAGACATGTCTAA
- a CDS encoding cAMP/cGMP-dependent 3',5'-cyclic-AMP/GMP phosphodiesterase — protein MENTVKDYIELPRGGYLADTSVGYIQIGSPPETIKDTMFFDKKSPLIYVLPNKFFHVEKGISVAELEFPIYYNHFLRQKLTTIVCTEEQKEQLIVVLSESVFGPEKINLASEFLDGEESFGFPNMKAEMDYFRGNRKLEDLVEFQVFKEGRVKIQNVLIEKLINGDFIIIDGDKKVSLPGEVGFNIKYDIGKRLEEPYRAPLLGITCLGPSHGFDPKDNTSGFILWINHQGIMVDPPVNSTEWLRDSNVSPKLINHVILTHCHADHDAGTFQKILQEGKITIHATTTVLESFLRKYCGLTKIPKKELMELFNFQPIIIGKPTIINGAEFNFYYALHSIPSVGFEFFFQDQSFIYTSDHLNEPDVHDKMYNEGVLTESRWKFLREFPWDRQIIYHEAGIPPLHTRVSYLASLPVEIQKKITLYHIARKDMPENTDLKIAKFGIEHTFEPKITPPKYMEAYNLLDILSQIDIFNGYPIEKAKEFLLIVNEEKYKRGDLIFSKGTQGDKFFIIASGNVKFEGLSGDLDMPVKRYGQYEYFGEASLILNTTRAADVYAETDVVALTIEKNKFLQFIRGSNLRQDLTKLNAIRETNSWKTLAESRHFKGLTSHQKTQLELIMNVKNISKGKVLISEKKLFEEVYIIREGIVSVENENHKYEDLTKGDFVGEIYNFTKKISSTYTFIAKTDLQVYSISQEDLTNYIKKNPGVYMRMNTAYS, from the coding sequence ATGGAGAATACTGTAAAAGATTACATTGAACTGCCGAGGGGGGGCTACCTTGCAGATACTAGCGTAGGCTATATCCAAATCGGCTCTCCTCCGGAAACGATCAAGGACACTATGTTCTTTGATAAAAAATCTCCTTTGATTTACGTTCTTCCAAATAAATTCTTCCATGTTGAAAAAGGAATCAGTGTAGCAGAGTTAGAATTCCCGATTTATTACAACCATTTCCTTCGTCAAAAATTAACTACAATAGTCTGCACAGAAGAGCAAAAAGAACAGTTAATTGTAGTCTTGAGTGAATCTGTATTTGGCCCTGAAAAAATAAATCTTGCAAGTGAATTTTTAGATGGAGAAGAGTCTTTTGGTTTTCCAAACATGAAAGCCGAGATGGACTATTTTAGAGGGAATAGGAAATTAGAGGATTTAGTAGAGTTTCAGGTATTTAAAGAAGGCCGTGTAAAAATTCAAAATGTACTAATCGAAAAACTCATCAATGGTGATTTTATCATTATTGATGGAGATAAAAAAGTTTCTCTGCCGGGGGAAGTCGGATTCAATATAAAATACGACATTGGTAAAAGGTTAGAAGAGCCGTATCGTGCTCCACTACTTGGAATCACTTGCCTTGGACCATCTCACGGATTTGATCCAAAGGATAACACTTCCGGTTTCATACTTTGGATTAACCACCAAGGTATCATGGTTGATCCTCCTGTGAACTCTACAGAATGGTTGAGGGATTCCAATGTTAGTCCCAAATTAATCAACCACGTTATTTTAACCCACTGCCATGCAGATCACGATGCGGGAACTTTTCAAAAGATTCTCCAAGAAGGAAAGATCACGATTCATGCAACTACAACAGTACTAGAAAGTTTTTTAAGAAAATACTGTGGACTGACAAAAATTCCAAAGAAAGAGCTTATGGAATTGTTTAATTTTCAACCGATCATCATAGGTAAGCCAACAATTATCAATGGAGCCGAATTTAATTTTTATTATGCGCTTCATTCTATACCATCAGTGGGTTTTGAATTTTTCTTCCAAGATCAATCTTTTATTTATACATCCGATCACTTGAATGAGCCAGACGTTCACGATAAAATGTACAATGAAGGCGTGCTTACCGAATCAAGGTGGAAATTTTTAAGAGAGTTTCCTTGGGACAGGCAAATCATCTATCACGAAGCAGGGATACCTCCACTGCATACTAGAGTCAGTTACCTTGCTTCCCTTCCAGTAGAAATACAAAAAAAGATCACACTATACCATATCGCAAGAAAAGATATGCCTGAAAATACAGACTTGAAAATTGCCAAGTTTGGTATCGAGCATACCTTTGAGCCAAAGATTACTCCTCCTAAGTATATGGAAGCCTATAATCTATTGGATATACTTTCGCAAATAGATATTTTTAACGGCTACCCTATAGAAAAGGCAAAAGAATTTTTACTTATTGTGAATGAAGAAAAATACAAGAGAGGAGATTTAATTTTCAGTAAAGGTACCCAAGGAGATAAATTTTTTATTATAGCATCGGGTAACGTAAAATTTGAGGGTTTATCCGGGGACTTGGATATGCCTGTCAAACGCTATGGTCAATACGAATATTTCGGTGAAGCCTCTCTTATTTTAAACACTACCAGGGCAGCGGATGTATATGCAGAAACCGATGTAGTTGCGCTTACAATTGAAAAGAATAAATTTTTACAATTTATAAGAGGTTCCAACCTAAGGCAGGATTTAACAAAGCTAAATGCAATCAGGGAAACCAATTCTTGGAAAACTTTAGCCGAATCTCGTCACTTTAAGGGACTGACCAGTCACCAAAAAACTCAGTTAGAATTAATCATGAACGTAAAAAATATTTCTAAAGGAAAAGTATTGATTTCTGAAAAGAAACTTTTTGAAGAAGTGTATATAATTCGGGAAGGAATTGTTTCGGTAGAAAACGAAAACCACAAATACGAGGATTTAACCAAGGGCGATTTTGTAGGTGAAATTTATAACTTTACAAAGAAAATTTCTTCTACCTACACATTTATTGCAAAGACTGACTTACAGGTTTATTCTATTTCACAGGAAGACCTGACAAATTATATCAAAAAGAATCCGGGTGTTTATATGAGAATGAACACTGCCTATTCCTGA
- a CDS encoding acyl-CoA dehydrogenase family protein gives MERIIQFTEEHKQFREMARKFFETEVAPFHEQWEKDGIVPRSIWKKAGDSGLLCPDFPEEYGGSGADFLYNVIVNEESARVGNSGFFISLHNDVIAPYISEYANGEQKKRWMPGCASGDKILAVAMTEPNAGSDLKSIRTTAEEKGDYFIVNGSKTFISNGQLADYVITAVKTSTDSISLVMIEEGMKGFERGRRLEKIGLKAQDTSELHFTDVKVPKENLIGKKGQGFRYLMTKLAKERLVVAISAVEGTQLVQNLTLKYIKEREAFGKQIGTFQHIKFKMAEMATELAMCRTFIDQTILAMMKGESLTTEASMCKWYSTEMQKRHTDECLQFFGGYGYMLEYPIARAFLDSRIQTIYAGTTEIMKEIIGRSLGL, from the coding sequence ATGGAAAGAATCATTCAATTTACGGAAGAGCACAAGCAATTTAGAGAAATGGCGAGAAAATTTTTTGAAACAGAGGTGGCTCCTTTTCATGAACAGTGGGAAAAAGACGGAATTGTTCCGAGGAGTATTTGGAAAAAAGCCGGTGATAGTGGTTTACTCTGTCCCGATTTTCCGGAAGAATATGGAGGGAGTGGTGCTGACTTCCTTTACAATGTGATTGTAAACGAGGAATCGGCAAGAGTTGGGAATAGCGGATTTTTTATCTCACTGCATAACGATGTAATTGCACCCTATATTTCAGAATACGCAAATGGAGAGCAAAAGAAACGATGGATGCCTGGTTGTGCTTCGGGAGATAAGATATTGGCTGTGGCTATGACCGAACCAAACGCCGGATCTGATTTGAAAAGCATTCGAACTACTGCAGAAGAGAAGGGAGATTATTTTATTGTAAATGGTTCTAAAACTTTTATTAGCAATGGACAGCTTGCGGACTATGTAATTACAGCGGTGAAAACTTCTACTGATTCGATTAGCCTTGTAATGATAGAAGAAGGGATGAAGGGATTTGAGAGAGGAAGAAGATTAGAGAAAATCGGGCTGAAAGCACAAGATACATCTGAATTGCATTTCACTGATGTAAAAGTACCTAAGGAGAATTTAATCGGTAAAAAGGGACAGGGCTTTCGATACCTTATGACTAAACTCGCAAAGGAAAGATTGGTCGTGGCCATTAGTGCAGTAGAGGGAACTCAATTAGTTCAAAACTTAACTTTAAAATATATAAAAGAGCGTGAAGCCTTTGGAAAACAGATAGGTACTTTTCAGCATATCAAATTTAAAATGGCAGAAATGGCGACTGAGCTTGCAATGTGTAGAACATTTATTGATCAGACTATTCTTGCAATGATGAAGGGAGAATCTTTGACGACCGAAGCCTCTATGTGCAAGTGGTACTCTACAGAAATGCAGAAAAGACACACGGATGAGTGTTTGCAATTCTTTGGCGGTTATGGGTATATGTTGGAGTACCCTATCGCAAGAGCATTTTTAGATTCCAGAATCCAAACGATTTATGCAGGTACTACGGAGATTATGAAAGAAATCATCGGTAGAAGTTTGGGTCTTTAA
- a CDS encoding adenylate/guanylate cyclase domain-containing protein produces the protein MKRLLLIFILFFSFNLYSENLKAEKGLLDLTNWNFTEKGNYKIEGDFEFYWKKLINPEDFKKNTLEPYYALIPSAWNDFEIGGEKIGRDGFGTYRVKLHFHPKYSSQLFGLKIPHQATSYNFWINGKLVATNGKVGDSKDSSKPQYLTQIINFEIPPDGNLEFIFQISNYSHRLGGFWEKIILGKYDQIQKLRDIDVFYDSFLFGSLLIMAIYHFGLFMLRRDDKAAVFFGVYCLIIAVRLMFSGENWITQIYPNFPWDWQVRIDYLTFYLSVPIFGGFLRTLYPNEINLKVILLNLVLGLLFALANIVSPKPYFTYYLFYYEVFILFMIIYLLFSIVRAIIHNRDGALSVLTGALVLSVTVINDILNTQEIIKTVYLAPIGLFIFQFSQSFILSLIFSKAYKAVQNLSENLKLTNEANSKFVPKEFLSILKKEAITDVRLGDQTLKTMTVYFSDIRSFTTISESMSPKENFDFINSYLKFSGPIIRKYGGYIDKYIGDGIMALFPDDPDGALHAAVETMNELFSFNERRKAKGFPSVRIGIGIHSGNLMVGVIGEEKRYDFTVISDAVNLASRIEGLTKVFGVSILVSEDFYEKIQNKNNFQFRISGRVKVKGKNQPVVIYEVLNGISQRIMETKLKTKDKFEAGVEFYMKKDFENAKLNFHEVLHIDSNDKTAEYYLKRSVLFDEKGVPEDWEGIDPSRGE, from the coding sequence ATGAAGCGACTATTGCTTATTTTTATACTTTTTTTTTCTTTCAATTTATACTCTGAAAACCTAAAAGCAGAAAAAGGGTTACTTGACCTTACCAACTGGAATTTTACAGAAAAAGGGAATTATAAGATTGAGGGAGATTTTGAATTCTATTGGAAAAAATTAATAAACCCGGAAGATTTTAAAAAAAATACTCTTGAGCCTTACTACGCTCTTATTCCTTCGGCATGGAATGATTTTGAAATTGGTGGAGAGAAAATCGGTAGAGACGGTTTTGGAACATACAGGGTAAAACTTCACTTCCATCCAAAATATTCTTCTCAGCTATTTGGCTTAAAAATTCCCCATCAAGCTACGTCATACAATTTCTGGATAAACGGAAAGTTAGTTGCCACAAACGGAAAAGTAGGCGATTCTAAAGATTCCTCAAAACCACAATACCTGACTCAAATAATAAATTTTGAAATTCCACCTGACGGAAATCTTGAATTTATTTTTCAAATATCAAACTACTCTCATCGACTCGGGGGATTCTGGGAAAAAATAATTCTCGGAAAATACGATCAAATTCAAAAATTGAGAGACATAGACGTTTTTTATGACAGCTTTCTTTTTGGCAGTCTTTTGATTATGGCGATTTATCATTTCGGTTTGTTTATGTTGAGAAGAGACGACAAGGCAGCAGTTTTTTTTGGAGTCTATTGTTTGATCATTGCAGTTCGCCTCATGTTTTCTGGAGAAAATTGGATCACTCAGATCTATCCAAATTTTCCATGGGACTGGCAAGTCAGGATTGATTATCTGACTTTCTATTTGAGTGTCCCGATATTTGGTGGTTTTCTAAGAACTCTCTACCCAAATGAAATAAATCTGAAAGTAATCCTGTTAAATCTCGTATTAGGATTACTTTTTGCTCTTGCAAACATAGTTTCTCCAAAGCCGTATTTTACTTACTATTTATTTTATTACGAAGTCTTTATTCTTTTCATGATTATCTATTTATTGTTTTCGATTGTTAGGGCTATTATTCATAACAGAGATGGTGCTCTATCCGTACTGACAGGTGCCTTAGTCTTGTCCGTTACTGTGATAAACGATATACTAAATACTCAAGAGATCATAAAAACTGTTTATCTGGCTCCTATCGGACTATTTATTTTTCAATTCAGTCAGTCCTTTATTCTTTCTTTGATTTTCTCTAAGGCATACAAAGCGGTTCAGAATCTTTCTGAAAATTTAAAACTTACAAACGAGGCAAACAGTAAGTTTGTGCCAAAAGAATTTTTGAGTATTCTAAAAAAAGAAGCCATAACAGACGTTAGGCTCGGTGACCAAACTTTAAAAACAATGACTGTTTATTTTTCTGACATTCGATCTTTTACTACAATCTCGGAATCCATGTCTCCAAAAGAAAATTTTGACTTTATCAATTCGTATCTGAAATTTTCAGGGCCTATTATACGAAAGTACGGAGGGTACATAGATAAATATATCGGTGACGGGATTATGGCTTTATTCCCTGACGACCCGGATGGTGCTCTGCATGCTGCTGTAGAAACCATGAACGAGCTCTTTAGTTTCAATGAAAGAAGAAAGGCAAAAGGTTTTCCGTCCGTGAGAATTGGTATTGGAATCCATTCCGGTAATCTAATGGTGGGTGTAATAGGAGAAGAGAAAAGATACGATTTTACGGTTATATCAGATGCGGTAAATCTTGCGTCCAGAATTGAAGGACTGACCAAAGTATTTGGAGTGTCTATCCTTGTTAGTGAAGATTTTTATGAGAAAATTCAAAATAAAAATAATTTTCAGTTTAGAATTTCTGGTAGAGTAAAAGTCAAAGGCAAAAACCAACCAGTAGTAATTTATGAAGTACTCAATGGTATATCGCAGAGAATCATGGAAACAAAACTAAAAACTAAAGACAAGTTTGAAGCAGGAGTAGAATTCTATATGAAAAAAGATTTTGAAAATGCTAAGTTAAATTTCCATGAAGTCTTGCATATAGACTCAAACGATAAGACTGCCGAGTACTATTTAAAAAGATCTGTTTTATTTGATGAAAAAGGCGTGCCCGAAGACTGGGAAGGGATTGACCCTTCCCGTGGAGAATAA
- a CDS encoding DUF1015 domain-containing protein — MAILRAFKGLRPPKEIILQLVSKPYDVLNSEEARLEAQGNEKSLYHIIKPEIDFPSGKDEHDLDVYDKAKENFEKFRKSGWLVQDKKDHLYIYSQTMNGKTQYGIVGCAGVEDYLNGIIKKHELTRKDKEEDRMNHVRVTNANMEPVFFAYRQNNDLDLIVANFVKANPPVYDFITYDEIGHRFWVIEDDTIIKNIIGLFERIPYTYVADGHHRTAAAALVGLEKRKNNPNHTGDEEYNFFLAVHFPDSQLSIIDYNRVVKDLNGYTSEQILSLLKEDFIVEKMGEEIYKPEKFHEFSMYLENFWYRLIAKENTYNDSDPIQSLDVTILSKYILDKVLGIKDLRSDTRIDFVGGIRGLEELKKRVDSKEMKIAFALYPVSMHQLMNIADSNQIMPPKSTWFEPKLRSGLIVHLLE; from the coding sequence ATGGCAATTCTCAGAGCTTTTAAGGGACTACGCCCGCCTAAAGAAATTATATTGCAATTGGTTTCTAAACCTTATGACGTTTTGAATTCCGAAGAAGCTCGTTTGGAAGCTCAAGGAAACGAGAAATCTCTTTATCATATCATCAAACCGGAGATAGATTTTCCGTCTGGAAAAGATGAGCACGATTTGGATGTTTACGACAAAGCAAAAGAAAACTTTGAAAAGTTTCGTAAATCAGGTTGGCTTGTTCAAGATAAAAAAGACCACCTCTATATTTATTCCCAGACTATGAATGGGAAAACCCAATATGGAATCGTTGGATGCGCCGGAGTTGAAGACTACCTGAATGGAATTATAAAAAAACACGAGCTGACCAGAAAAGATAAAGAAGAAGATCGCATGAATCATGTACGGGTTACGAATGCGAATATGGAGCCTGTGTTTTTTGCTTACCGACAAAATAACGATCTGGATTTGATTGTTGCAAATTTTGTGAAAGCTAATCCTCCGGTTTATGACTTTATTACATATGATGAAATTGGGCATCGATTTTGGGTGATAGAAGATGATACTATTATAAAAAATATTATTGGTTTGTTTGAACGTATTCCTTATACTTATGTTGCCGATGGACACCACAGAACAGCAGCCGCAGCCTTAGTGGGTTTAGAAAAAAGAAAAAACAATCCAAATCATACAGGGGATGAAGAATACAATTTTTTCCTTGCTGTACATTTTCCCGATTCGCAACTTTCCATTATTGATTATAACCGAGTCGTTAAGGATCTAAACGGTTATACTTCAGAACAAATCCTTAGCCTTTTAAAAGAAGATTTTATTGTTGAGAAAATGGGTGAAGAAATATATAAACCGGAAAAGTTCCATGAATTCAGCATGTACTTAGAAAATTTTTGGTATAGATTAATCGCAAAAGAAAATACATACAACGATTCTGACCCGATTCAATCGTTAGATGTAACAATACTTTCAAAATATATTTTAGACAAAGTTTTGGGAATTAAAGATTTACGAAGTGATACTCGGATAGACTTTGTTGGTGGAATACGCGGCTTAGAAGAGTTAAAAAAAAGAGTAGATAGCAAGGAAATGAAAATTGCTTTTGCACTGTATCCTGTGTCTATGCATCAACTTATGAATATTGCAGATTCCAATCAAATTATGCCGCCCAAGTCAACTTGGTTTGAACCTAAACTCCGAAGTGGATTAATTGTACATTTGTTGGAATAG